A window of Polynucleobacter sp. KF022 genomic DNA:
TTTGAGCATAACCAAAACGCTCAGCATGCTCAATCACCATCAAAGCCGCATTGGGCACATCAACTCCAACCTCAATTACCGTAGTGGCAACTAACAGTTGAATTTCATTTGCTTTGAAGGCGGCCATCACTGCTGCTTTTTCATCAGCTTTTAATCTGCCATGCACTAAGCCCACTTTAAAGTTAGGCAAGGCCTGAGTGAGCTGCTCATAACTTTCTACAGCTGTTTGTAATTGCAGTGCTTCAGATTCTTCAATCAGAGGACAAACCCAATAAGCTTGTAATCCCTTCGATAACCAACTTTGCAGGCCTCCGATGACTTCATCGCGGCGACTAGCTTTAACTACTTTAGTCGCAATTGGCTTGCGACCAGGAGGCAACTCATCGATGACCGAGACGTCCAAATCAGCGTAGTACGTCATTGCTAATGTTCTAGGTATGGGAGTAGCAGACATCATTAACTGATGACAGTAAAACAACTCCGATCCAACACGTTGTTGAATCTCTAGACGCTGCCTTACTCCAAAGCGATGTTGCTCATCAATCACTGCCAACCCTAACTTAGCAAAACTAACGCTTTCTTGAATAAGTGCATGCGTACCAATAATGAGTTGAGCTTGCCCATTCTCAATCACTTCTTGCGCCAATCTTTTGTCTTTCGCTTTTAGGCTACCTGATAACCAAGCAATTTTTATCCCTAAAGGCTCAAACCATTCCTTCATTTTTAGGTAATGTTGCTCAGCCAAGATCTCTGTAGGCGCCATGATGGCGGCTTGATAACCATGATCCATGACCCGCGCTGCTGCCAAGGCGGCCACTACCGTCTTGCCACTTCCCACATCCCCCTGAAGGAGGCGATTCATAGGAAAAGATTTAGAAAGGTCATTGCTAATTTCCGACCAAACGCGATCTTGCGCATTCGTTAATTTAAAAGGCAAAACTTTCAGCAAGCCTCCTTCAAGAGATTGCACTCTCGTTTTATCTTTACCCTCATCCTGAACTTTTGCAAAGCTTGGTGCATGCCGCTCACGACGAATAGCATGTGCCCGTTTTAAAGAAATCTGTTGCGCCAATAACTCTTCAAATTGCACCCTACGCCAAGCAGGATGAGTACGCTCTAACAATGATTGAGTATTGGCGTCAGAAGGTGGTTGATGGAGATACGTAATTGCCGATTGCAAACTTGGCCAATCATTACTAGGCAACAATTCCGCCATTAATCTCTTAGGCAAGAACTCCGCCAAACTCTCTTGCAAGCTGGGGTCGCGTAAGGCTTGGTTAACCGCTTTACGAATAACCGCCTGTGAAACGCCAACGCTTGCTGGATAGACTGGAGTAAGACTATTTGGTAACGGCGCATCTGGAGCTACAGCGCGAACAGTCGGGTGAACCATCTCCGAGCCTTGGAAACCATCTCGCACCTCGCCACGCACTCGAACATGAACGCCGACCGCCATCTGTTTTTGCTGACTGGGATAGAAATTGAGGAAACGTAGATTGAGAGTCTCAGTCTCATCTTCAATGGTGACAACCATCTGCCTTCTGGGCCGAAATAACACTTGATTACGAATGACCACACCCTGTGTCTGGGCTGAGGTAAATCTA
This region includes:
- the recG gene encoding ATP-dependent DNA helicase RecG — encoded protein: MTTKQAPSTLQKMGLDSPMALALHLPSRYEDETELLTIEEAIAQGRFTSAQTQGVVIRNQVLFRPRRQMVVTIEDETETLNLRFLNFYPSQQKQMAVGVHVRVRGEVRDGFQGSEMVHPTVRAVAPDAPLPNSLTPVYPASVGVSQAVIRKAVNQALRDPSLQESLAEFLPKRLMAELLPSNDWPSLQSAITYLHQPPSDANTQSLLERTHPAWRRVQFEELLAQQISLKRAHAIRRERHAPSFAKVQDEGKDKTRVQSLEGGLLKVLPFKLTNAQDRVWSEISNDLSKSFPMNRLLQGDVGSGKTVVAALAAARVMDHGYQAAIMAPTEILAEQHYLKMKEWFEPLGIKIAWLSGSLKAKDKRLAQEVIENGQAQLIIGTHALIQESVSFAKLGLAVIDEQHRFGVRQRLEIQQRVGSELFYCHQLMMSATPIPRTLAMTYYADLDVSVIDELPPGRKPIATKVVKASRRDEVIGGLQSWLSKGLQAYWVCPLIEESEALQLQTAVESYEQLTQALPNFKVGLVHGRLKADEKAAVMAAFKANEIQLLVATTVIEVGVDVPNAALMVIEHAERFGYAQIHQLRGRVGRGSADSVCILMYAEPLSMAAKERLQTLRETSDGFVIAERDLSLRGPGELLGAKQSGDAMLRFVDLQRDAWLIELAQKAADRLLAEHADLVERHLERWLGSRAEFLKA